A window from Vulcanimicrobium alpinum encodes these proteins:
- a CDS encoding PhzF family phenazine biosynthesis protein: MARSFEISWVDAFTTVPLEGNACAVVLDARGLDDAAMQRISREINLSETSFVFPGAADADVAVRYFTPIAEIPLAGHPTIATAHALAEAGRIAADSDVLRVRMPAAIVPVTIGHGTPPVYAMSQPPPTFHDTFARAHAAAALGLDDDDILAGTTPQTVSTGTKQLMIALASRDALDRCRPDRHALYDHPGRDWFSVHVFARADARDPAGVAFAARHFADFGDVIEDPFTGSATGGMAGYCARYGIVRDSAYDVVQGMHVRRPGCAHVRVTGTPPDAIGRITVAGSAVTVIRGTLTIPDA; the protein is encoded by the coding sequence ATGGCGCGTTCGTTCGAGATATCCTGGGTCGATGCGTTCACGACGGTGCCGCTGGAGGGCAACGCCTGCGCGGTGGTGCTCGACGCGCGCGGCCTCGACGACGCGGCGATGCAGCGTATCTCGCGCGAGATCAACCTCTCCGAGACGAGCTTCGTCTTTCCCGGCGCCGCCGACGCCGACGTTGCGGTGCGCTACTTCACCCCGATCGCCGAGATCCCGCTGGCCGGCCATCCGACGATCGCGACCGCGCACGCGCTCGCCGAAGCCGGGCGGATCGCCGCGGACTCCGACGTGCTTCGCGTGCGCATGCCCGCCGCGATCGTGCCGGTGACGATCGGCCACGGGACGCCGCCCGTCTACGCGATGTCGCAGCCTCCGCCGACGTTTCACGACACGTTCGCGCGCGCGCACGCGGCGGCGGCGCTCGGGCTCGACGACGACGACATTCTCGCCGGCACGACGCCGCAGACGGTGAGCACCGGGACCAAGCAGTTGATGATCGCGCTTGCGTCGCGCGACGCGCTCGACCGCTGCCGGCCCGATCGGCACGCGCTGTACGACCATCCCGGCCGCGACTGGTTCTCCGTCCACGTTTTCGCGCGCGCCGATGCGCGCGATCCCGCCGGCGTCGCGTTCGCGGCGCGGCACTTCGCGGATTTCGGCGACGTGATCGAAGACCCGTTCACCGGCTCGGCGACCGGCGGGATGGCGGGCTACTGCGCGCGCTACGGGATCGTGCGCGACTCCGCCTACGACGTGGTGCAGGGGATGCACGTGCGGCGGCCCGGCTGCGCGCACGTGCGCGTCACGGGGACGCCGCCCGATGCGATCGGACGCATCACCGTCGCAGGCTCCGCGGTCACGGTGATCCGCGGAACGCTAACGATCCCCGATGCGTGA
- a CDS encoding diacylglycerol/lipid kinase family protein, with protein MIVNRTSRQTTHELGNLHAALDAHGITVGAFHVATGHVEVRRFVKRAAKSQVPTIVVGGGDGTMAHAVDVLAHRESVLGVVPFGTGNSFAQSLGIATHDVDAAVRVIAGGKVEKVDLGRVNGTHFANFATIGLSSEIAGATSTGAKGLLGPIAYAIAAAKPLLSHRPFRAKIAWRGGKLTLRTQDIIIANGRYFGSTPVTPDATITDGRLNLFTTDDPSRIGALRTYLAIGRDTQTRLPDAHVITAEGFVVRARARQRISIDGSLFEKTPARFRVVPRALRVYVP; from the coding sequence GTGATCGTCAACCGCACGTCCCGCCAGACGACGCACGAACTCGGCAACCTGCACGCGGCGCTCGATGCGCACGGCATCACCGTCGGCGCGTTTCACGTCGCGACCGGACACGTCGAGGTGCGGCGCTTCGTCAAGCGCGCCGCCAAAAGCCAGGTCCCGACGATCGTCGTCGGCGGCGGCGACGGAACGATGGCGCATGCGGTCGACGTCCTCGCGCACCGCGAGAGCGTGCTGGGCGTCGTCCCGTTCGGCACCGGCAACAGCTTCGCGCAGTCGCTCGGGATCGCGACCCACGACGTCGATGCCGCCGTCCGCGTCATCGCCGGCGGCAAGGTCGAGAAGGTTGATCTCGGGCGCGTGAACGGCACGCACTTCGCGAACTTTGCGACGATCGGGCTCTCCTCGGAGATCGCCGGTGCGACGTCGACCGGTGCAAAGGGCCTCTTGGGCCCGATCGCGTACGCGATCGCCGCCGCGAAGCCGCTGCTCTCGCACCGCCCGTTTCGCGCGAAGATCGCGTGGCGCGGCGGCAAGCTCACGCTGCGCACGCAGGACATCATCATCGCCAACGGACGCTACTTCGGCTCGACGCCGGTGACGCCCGACGCGACGATCACCGACGGCCGGCTCAACCTGTTCACCACCGACGATCCGTCGCGGATCGGCGCGCTGCGCACCTATCTCGCGATCGGACGCGACACGCAGACGCGTCTGCCCGACGCCCACGTCATCACCGCCGAGGGATTCGTCGTCCGCGCACGCGCCCGTCAGCGCATCAGCATCGACGGGTCGCTGTTCGAGAAGACGCCTGCGCGGTTCCGCGTCGTGCCGCGCGCGCTGCGGGTCTACGTTCCGTGA
- a CDS encoding phosphatase PAP2 family protein codes for MTLRLLLIALVSCCAMLVVGALVSTRPPGALDQAAVALRGHGVPLALFFTSLGRWYVLLPIGVLAVGLAMTLRANVMPVLVVIAAQVISQALNALVKLGFHRVRPNGFLGPHEPDLSFPSGHAVTAIVFFVGLAILAWHAPFPRAVDALLAIALSACAAGIAWSRLALGAHYATDVLGGLLLGTATLCAAFAVIVRYAAPAASLTTAVR; via the coding sequence GTGACGTTGCGCCTGCTCCTGATCGCGCTGGTTTCGTGCTGCGCGATGCTCGTCGTCGGCGCGCTCGTCTCGACGCGCCCGCCCGGTGCGCTCGACCAGGCCGCGGTCGCGCTGCGCGGCCACGGTGTCCCGCTCGCGCTGTTCTTCACTAGCCTCGGGCGCTGGTACGTCCTGCTGCCGATCGGCGTGCTCGCCGTCGGCCTCGCGATGACGCTGCGCGCGAACGTGATGCCGGTGCTCGTGGTGATCGCTGCGCAGGTCATCTCGCAGGCGCTCAACGCGTTGGTGAAACTCGGTTTCCATCGCGTCCGGCCCAACGGCTTCCTCGGGCCGCACGAGCCCGATCTCTCGTTTCCGAGCGGGCATGCCGTCACCGCGATCGTGTTCTTCGTCGGCCTGGCGATCCTCGCGTGGCACGCTCCGTTCCCGCGCGCCGTCGACGCGCTGCTCGCGATCGCGCTGAGCGCATGCGCGGCCGGCATCGCGTGGTCGCGCCTGGCGCTCGGCGCGCACTACGCGACCGACGTGCTCGGCGGCCTGCTGCTCGGGACGGCGACGCTGTGCGCCGCGTTCGCCGTCATCGTGCGCTATGCGGCGCCCGCGGCATCGCTGACTACGGCCGTTCGATGA
- a CDS encoding YqeG family HAD IIIA-type phosphatase yields the protein MSRMLDFMRPQYYAPRISAVDPAELRDRGVRGAIVDLDNTLVGFSSTAPLAEDADWVARANEAGVRVVVLTNNGTPWAAGVARDLGVPCIAKARKPLPHGFRRALRVLGLAAHEAIVIGDQLFTDVLGAKLAGLAVILVEPIVRRDPWNTLPLRWAEGIVLRGVPRV from the coding sequence ATGAGCCGGATGCTGGACTTCATGCGGCCGCAGTACTACGCGCCGCGCATCAGCGCCGTCGACCCGGCGGAACTTCGCGATCGCGGCGTCCGCGGCGCGATCGTCGATCTCGACAACACGCTCGTCGGCTTTAGCTCGACCGCGCCGCTGGCCGAGGATGCAGACTGGGTCGCACGCGCGAACGAGGCCGGCGTGCGGGTCGTCGTGCTCACCAACAACGGAACGCCCTGGGCGGCGGGCGTCGCTCGCGATCTGGGCGTGCCGTGCATCGCGAAGGCGCGCAAGCCGCTGCCGCACGGGTTCCGGCGCGCCCTGCGCGTCCTCGGCTTGGCGGCGCACGAAGCGATCGTTATCGGCGACCAGCTCTTCACCGACGTGCTCGGCGCGAAACTCGCCGGCTTGGCGGTCATTCTCGTCGAACCGATCGTGCGCCGCGACCCGTGGAACACGTTGCCGCTGCGCTGGGCGGAAGGCATCGTGCTGCGCGGCGTTCCGCGCGTGTGA
- a CDS encoding aldo/keto reductase family protein encodes MRVSAVGLGSWLTYGGSVEEDAARACMKRAFERGVTFFDTANVYARGRAEEVVGRQVREFPREQIVLATKLYFSMGDGPNDRGLSRKHIREQMDASLRRLHVDYVDLYQCHRYDVHTPLDETVQAMNDLVRAGKTLYWGVSEWDADQIAAAVHLARARGWAEPVSNQPQYSALWRRVEPRVFPTCAEYGLGNVVWSPLAMGILTGKYTDAAKPPAGTRAAGSSADMMEDYFTQPVLDAVQRLRPLADEARCTLAQLALAWCLQRDVVASVIVGATRPEQVDDNVAAADLEIDPEIFRRMDDILAPVAPFEPYTS; translated from the coding sequence ATGCGCGTCTCGGCGGTGGGGCTCGGCTCGTGGCTGACCTACGGCGGCAGCGTGGAGGAAGATGCGGCGCGTGCCTGCATGAAGCGCGCCTTCGAGCGCGGCGTGACGTTCTTCGACACGGCGAACGTGTACGCGCGGGGGCGCGCGGAAGAAGTCGTCGGGCGTCAAGTGCGCGAGTTTCCGCGCGAGCAGATCGTCTTGGCGACCAAACTGTATTTTTCAATGGGCGACGGGCCGAACGACCGCGGTCTCTCGCGCAAGCACATCCGCGAGCAGATGGACGCGTCGCTGCGGCGGCTTCACGTCGACTACGTCGACTTGTACCAGTGCCATCGCTACGACGTGCACACGCCGCTCGACGAGACGGTGCAGGCGATGAACGATCTGGTGCGCGCCGGCAAGACGCTGTACTGGGGCGTGAGCGAGTGGGACGCCGACCAGATCGCGGCGGCGGTGCATCTCGCCCGCGCGCGCGGCTGGGCGGAGCCGGTGTCGAATCAGCCGCAGTACAGCGCGCTGTGGCGGCGGGTCGAGCCGCGCGTGTTTCCGACGTGCGCGGAGTACGGGCTGGGCAACGTCGTGTGGTCGCCGCTCGCGATGGGGATTCTCACCGGCAAGTACACCGACGCCGCGAAGCCGCCGGCGGGGACGCGCGCCGCCGGGTCGTCGGCCGACATGATGGAGGACTATTTCACCCAGCCCGTGCTCGACGCCGTACAGCGTCTGCGCCCGCTCGCCGACGAAGCGCGCTGCACTCTTGCGCAGCTCGCGCTGGCGTGGTGTCTTCAGCGCGATGTCGTCGCGTCGGTGATCGTGGGGGCGACGCGTCCGGAACAGGTCGACGACAACGTCGCCGCCGCCGATCTCGAGATCGATCCGGAGATCTTCCGCCGCATGGACGACATCCTCGCCCCCGTCGCACCCTTCGAACCCTACACGTCCTGA
- a CDS encoding diacylglycerol kinase family protein, with protein sequence MAKRVLFAVNPRARSGRPERDRSAAALRARGHTLVPVELSGASGELSRAIVAHRDAVDAVLVGGGDGTLLTALPGLVETKLPLAILPLGTFNELARTLGVPHDPEAVAALLDEGASIPLDVGCVNGVFYFNEASVGLSTRVARLQTGQVKRALGMLAIPVTTVRAMRWLRPMHLEVVDERGEVRRLRAVQLTVANSYRFGGVVENPEGSLEDGKLWLYSIDVRGWWSALRVVGAVLVRRFAHTPDVVAVRGSRFTVRSVHGRAHRVFADSEDVTHLPAEFSIVPHGVTVFVPSERVDAIR encoded by the coding sequence ATGGCCAAGCGCGTTCTCTTCGCGGTGAACCCGCGTGCCCGCAGCGGGCGTCCGGAACGCGACCGTTCGGCCGCCGCGCTGCGGGCGCGCGGACATACCCTCGTCCCGGTCGAGCTGAGCGGCGCGAGCGGCGAGCTCTCGCGCGCGATCGTGGCACACCGCGACGCGGTCGACGCGGTGCTGGTCGGGGGCGGCGACGGGACGCTGCTCACCGCGCTCCCGGGGCTCGTCGAAACAAAGCTCCCGCTCGCGATTCTGCCGCTGGGAACGTTCAACGAGCTCGCCCGCACGCTCGGCGTCCCCCACGATCCCGAGGCGGTCGCGGCGCTGCTCGACGAGGGCGCCTCGATCCCGCTCGACGTCGGCTGCGTCAACGGGGTGTTCTACTTCAACGAAGCGTCGGTCGGGCTCTCGACGCGCGTCGCGCGCCTGCAGACGGGGCAGGTGAAACGTGCGCTCGGAATGCTTGCGATCCCGGTGACGACGGTGCGCGCGATGCGCTGGCTGCGTCCGATGCATCTCGAGGTCGTCGACGAGCGGGGTGAGGTGCGGCGCCTGCGCGCCGTCCAGCTCACCGTCGCCAACAGTTACCGCTTCGGCGGCGTCGTCGAGAACCCCGAAGGGAGCCTCGAAGACGGGAAGTTGTGGCTGTACTCGATCGACGTGCGCGGCTGGTGGAGCGCGCTGCGCGTCGTCGGCGCGGTGCTGGTGCGCCGGTTCGCGCACACGCCGGACGTCGTCGCGGTGCGCGGCTCGCGCTTCACGGTGCGGTCGGTTCACGGGCGCGCGCACCGCGTGTTCGCCGACAGCGAGGACGTCACGCATCTGCCGGCGGAGTTCTCGATCGTCCCGCACGGCGTGACGGTCTTCGTGCCGAGCGAACGGGTCGACGCGATCCGATGA
- a CDS encoding DUF1801 domain-containing protein translates to MKKAGNAERTGSPSQLIDARIEELGDWRGETLAAMRALIKRTDPDVVEEWKWRGVSVWSHAGIICTGETYKNVVKLTFAKGARLEDPKRLFNSSLDGNVRRAIDLREGERIDEKAFAALIREAVALNESSRRT, encoded by the coding sequence ATGAAGAAGGCCGGCAACGCGGAGCGCACGGGCTCTCCGTCGCAGCTCATCGACGCGCGGATCGAAGAGCTGGGCGATTGGCGCGGCGAGACGCTCGCGGCGATGCGCGCGCTCATCAAACGCACCGATCCCGACGTCGTCGAAGAGTGGAAATGGCGCGGCGTGTCCGTCTGGTCGCACGCCGGCATCATCTGCACCGGCGAAACCTACAAGAACGTCGTCAAGCTGACGTTCGCTAAGGGCGCACGGCTCGAGGATCCCAAGCGGCTCTTCAACTCCAGCCTCGACGGCAATGTGCGGCGCGCCATCGACCTGCGCGAAGGCGAGCGGATCGACGAGAAGGCGTTCGCCGCGCTCATTCGCGAGGCCGTCGCGCTGAACGAGTCGTCGCGCCGAACGTGA
- a CDS encoding VOC family protein produces the protein MTDVSLITYTVTDLAAAKRFFGELIGAEPYADMPGYVGYRSGEIEIGLVPNAAKSEPDALPYWTVRDIAASVHALVDAGGTIVQEIRDVGYGLLVASVQDPNGAIVGLRQPPG, from the coding sequence TTGACGGACGTTTCCCTCATCACCTATACGGTGACCGACCTCGCCGCGGCCAAGCGATTCTTCGGCGAACTGATCGGTGCGGAGCCCTACGCGGACATGCCGGGCTACGTGGGCTACAGGAGCGGCGAGATCGAAATCGGGCTCGTTCCCAACGCGGCGAAGAGCGAACCCGACGCGCTCCCCTACTGGACGGTGCGCGACATCGCGGCGAGCGTGCACGCGCTCGTCGACGCAGGCGGCACGATCGTCCAAGAGATCAGGGACGTCGGCTACGGACTGCTGGTCGCCAGCGTGCAAGACCCCAACGGCGCGATCGTCGGCTTGCGGCAGCCGCCGGGATGA
- a CDS encoding Y-family DNA polymerase, with the protein MPVVCVWIPAFRLAVAKLTVPGVDLDAPLILADKLERGRVVDCTLTAAALGVRPGLTLTQAQAVANEARTVVDDPVADGRVWHEVLEALDAASPLVEDDGLGCAFLEMQGIAGDPAAWIGAVRAALRSCDGLGTPSEFAARIGCGPNRFTARAATRIGDGAICGDDPAAFVAPLPLELLAIDPAVVERLRLLGVTTLGDLAALPHGPFVRRFGAEAAAWHDRARGIDERPLRPRPRALRVDRVLYGEGETTSEEQVLFALRTLVGWVVDDLSAAGKRAGRLVLTLECEDGEARTVHTRVAQPTAVPATLFELLRARLEGVVLPAPVVGLRLVAEELASGGVALSLFAASDPDPDAIGVVLARLDAALGEGSALRARVVDGPRIERRFALEPFTIETLATKPGVPHAAPAPLPAAATLQLRVVEPRPVDVRVLDGAPRFVGSPPQQVVDAAGPWRVEERWWGPATGDGTPLARDEYDVCLDDGALLRIAREGSAWSVRGVYD; encoded by the coding sequence ATGCCCGTCGTCTGCGTCTGGATCCCCGCGTTCCGCCTAGCCGTCGCGAAGCTGACCGTCCCAGGCGTCGATCTCGACGCGCCGCTGATCCTCGCCGACAAGCTCGAACGCGGACGGGTCGTCGACTGCACGCTGACGGCGGCGGCGCTGGGGGTGCGGCCCGGGCTGACGCTGACGCAGGCGCAGGCGGTCGCCAACGAGGCGCGCACGGTCGTCGACGATCCCGTCGCCGACGGGCGGGTGTGGCACGAAGTCCTCGAGGCGCTCGACGCCGCGTCGCCGCTGGTCGAGGATGACGGGCTCGGGTGCGCGTTTCTCGAGATGCAGGGGATCGCGGGGGATCCTGCGGCGTGGATCGGCGCGGTGCGGGCCGCCCTTCGCTCCTGCGACGGGCTCGGAACTCCGAGTGAGTTTGCGGCGCGGATCGGGTGCGGGCCGAATCGGTTCACGGCGCGGGCAGCGACGCGGATCGGCGACGGGGCGATCTGCGGGGACGATCCGGCGGCGTTCGTGGCGCCGCTCCCGCTCGAACTGCTCGCGATCGATCCGGCCGTCGTCGAGCGGCTGCGGCTGCTCGGCGTGACGACGCTCGGCGACCTTGCGGCGCTTCCCCACGGGCCGTTCGTCCGCCGGTTCGGCGCCGAAGCGGCGGCGTGGCACGACCGCGCGCGCGGGATCGACGAGCGGCCCTTGCGCCCGCGTCCGCGCGCGCTGCGCGTCGACCGCGTCCTCTACGGCGAAGGCGAAACGACGTCGGAAGAGCAGGTGCTCTTCGCGTTGCGCACGCTCGTCGGGTGGGTCGTCGACGATCTTTCGGCGGCGGGGAAACGCGCCGGCCGCCTCGTGCTGACGCTCGAGTGCGAAGACGGTGAAGCGCGCACGGTCCACACGCGCGTCGCGCAGCCGACCGCGGTGCCGGCGACGCTCTTCGAACTCTTGCGCGCGCGGCTGGAAGGCGTCGTGCTTCCGGCGCCCGTCGTCGGCTTGCGGCTCGTGGCGGAAGAGCTGGCGTCGGGCGGCGTCGCGCTCTCGCTGTTCGCGGCGAGCGATCCCGACCCCGATGCGATCGGCGTCGTCCTGGCGCGGCTCGACGCGGCGCTCGGCGAAGGCTCGGCGCTGCGCGCGCGCGTCGTCGACGGACCGCGCATCGAACGCCGCTTCGCGCTCGAACCGTTCACGATCGAGACGCTCGCAACGAAACCGGGCGTGCCGCACGCCGCGCCCGCGCCGCTCCCGGCCGCGGCGACGCTGCAACTGCGCGTCGTCGAGCCGCGTCCGGTCGACGTGCGCGTGCTCGACGGCGCGCCGCGCTTCGTCGGCTCACCGCCGCAGCAGGTCGTCGACGCGGCGGGGCCGTGGCGCGTCGAGGAACGCTGGTGGGGGCCGGCGACCGGCGACGGCACGCCGCTCGCACGCGACGAATACGACGTGTGCCTCGACGACGGCGCGCTGCTGCGCATCGCGCGCGAAGGCAGCGCGTGGAGCGTGCGCGGCGTCTACGATTGA
- a CDS encoding alpha/beta hydrolase: protein MDDRITQAWARLGAIAQAEHADSRIAPGSLTRAWLPGQVVPTAIVLLHGITNAPPQYALLGDQLAARGHAVIVPRMPYHGFRDRLTDAIAALRAPEMQAAALDAVAIAALSGRRVVVAGISVGAVLAGWLAARTAIDTAIAIAPFCGIRELAGGANDALGCALRALPNRFAWWDPRRKEAQPPPHGYPRFATRTLGESLAISTALVDPGARVHARRAFVVLNARDPIVNNPFARRRFARLVRFGVDVVPVTLDGLPEIHDIIEPEIPEARTDLVYPRLIELIERP from the coding sequence ATGGACGATCGCATCACGCAGGCGTGGGCGCGGCTGGGCGCGATCGCGCAGGCCGAGCACGCCGACTCGCGGATCGCGCCGGGTTCGCTCACCCGCGCGTGGCTGCCCGGCCAGGTCGTGCCGACCGCGATCGTGCTCCTGCACGGAATCACCAACGCGCCGCCGCAGTACGCGCTGCTCGGCGACCAGCTCGCCGCGCGCGGTCATGCCGTCATCGTCCCGCGCATGCCGTATCACGGCTTTCGCGACCGGCTGACCGATGCGATCGCCGCGCTGCGCGCACCCGAGATGCAGGCCGCGGCGCTCGACGCCGTCGCGATCGCGGCGCTGAGCGGACGGCGCGTCGTCGTGGCGGGAATCTCGGTCGGGGCGGTGCTCGCCGGATGGCTGGCTGCGCGCACCGCGATCGACACGGCGATCGCGATCGCGCCGTTCTGCGGGATTCGCGAACTCGCCGGGGGCGCCAACGATGCGCTGGGATGCGCGCTGCGCGCGCTCCCGAACCGGTTCGCGTGGTGGGATCCGCGCCGCAAGGAAGCGCAGCCGCCGCCCCACGGCTATCCGCGGTTCGCGACCCGGACGCTCGGCGAGTCGCTCGCGATCTCGACCGCGCTGGTCGACCCGGGCGCGCGCGTCCATGCGCGTCGCGCGTTCGTCGTCCTCAACGCGCGCGATCCGATCGTGAACAACCCGTTCGCGCGCCGGCGCTTCGCGCGGCTGGTGCGCTTCGGCGTCGACGTCGTCCCGGTGACGCTCGACGGGCTGCCGGAGATCCACGACATCATCGAACCGGAGATCCCCGAGGCGCGGACGGACCTCGTCTATCCGCGCCTGATCGAGCTCATCGAACGGCCGTAG
- a CDS encoding NAD(P)-dependent oxidoreductase: MTKIAVTGAAGTIGKPLCTELARDHDVVRIDLHDADVIADIRELEPHVRAFAGCETVVHLAGIPSVTSSWDEVHGIDIGGTYVAFEAARRTGVKRVIFASSNHAVGQYEVDAGAALYEPAYGLVVGVGAPYRPDSLYGVWKAYGEALGRYYSDAFGLQVTCTRIGSITAADRPDDPSVADSSGWLDLTVEQKFKRYAATWMSQRDYARLVRAIMAHDVPFAIVYGVGDNATRFWDLEPGRALFGFWPLDGVRERG, from the coding sequence ATGACGAAGATCGCCGTCACCGGCGCCGCCGGAACGATCGGAAAGCCGCTCTGCACCGAGCTCGCGCGCGATCACGACGTCGTGCGCATCGATCTGCACGACGCCGACGTGATCGCCGACATCCGCGAGCTCGAACCGCACGTGCGCGCGTTCGCCGGCTGCGAAACGGTCGTGCATCTCGCGGGGATTCCGTCGGTGACGTCGTCGTGGGACGAGGTCCACGGCATCGACATCGGCGGCACGTACGTCGCGTTCGAAGCGGCGCGGCGCACCGGCGTCAAACGCGTGATCTTCGCGAGTTCGAATCACGCCGTCGGCCAGTACGAAGTCGACGCCGGTGCGGCGCTCTACGAACCGGCGTACGGGCTCGTCGTCGGCGTCGGCGCCCCGTATCGCCCCGACAGCCTCTACGGCGTGTGGAAAGCGTACGGCGAAGCGCTGGGGCGATACTACAGCGACGCGTTCGGTCTGCAGGTGACGTGCACGCGCATCGGTTCGATCACGGCCGCCGACCGCCCCGACGATCCGAGCGTCGCCGACTCGTCGGGCTGGCTCGATCTCACCGTCGAGCAGAAATTCAAACGCTACGCCGCGACGTGGATGTCGCAGCGCGATTACGCGCGGCTCGTGCGTGCGATCATGGCGCACGACGTCCCGTTCGCGATCGTCTACGGCGTCGGCGACAACGCAACGCGGTTCTGGGATCTCGAACCGGGACGCGCGCTGTTCGGCTTCTGGCCGCTCGACGGGGTACGCGAACGCGGCTGA
- a CDS encoding M16 family metallopeptidase: MTALPTISASAIRVEPLAYVDRTLANGLRAILVPDRRVPSVAINVAYRVGGKDDPPGRSGFAHLFEHLMFKGTSRTAPETIDRLTEDVGGYNNAFTSEDITNYYEVVPSNHLERLLWAEADRLASLTVNDANFATERDVVIGEYDQRILAEPYGMLDELVNREAYRVHPYGRGVIGSPDELNAASLDDVKAFHATYYRPDNAVLVVAGDLDVDETWRWIERHFGAIATPPSPVPRVVAVEPEQTAERVYEHRAANVPLAAVEEAYHIPAAAHPDAAALDVLETILGAGRSSRLYQSLVYTQQLATSAWASADLRQQPGLFSVRLTCARGVTLEAGHAALRAELERIRDAAPSEAEMARVGTQIASALVRSRQTSSGVALALVRATTERGDPAAVNGDLDRYLAVTAADVLRVAHTYLRPENRTVIRYLPQ, from the coding sequence GTGACCGCACTGCCTACGATCTCCGCCTCGGCGATTCGCGTCGAGCCGCTTGCCTACGTCGACCGTACCCTCGCCAACGGGTTGCGCGCGATCCTCGTCCCCGACCGCCGCGTCCCCTCGGTCGCGATCAACGTCGCCTACCGCGTCGGCGGAAAGGACGATCCGCCGGGACGCTCGGGGTTCGCGCACCTCTTCGAGCACTTGATGTTCAAGGGCACGTCGCGCACCGCGCCCGAGACGATCGATCGCCTCACCGAAGACGTCGGCGGCTACAACAACGCCTTCACGTCCGAAGACATCACCAACTACTACGAAGTGGTGCCGTCGAATCACCTCGAGCGCCTGCTGTGGGCGGAAGCCGATCGGCTCGCCTCGCTGACGGTGAACGACGCGAACTTCGCGACCGAACGCGACGTCGTGATCGGCGAGTACGATCAGCGCATCCTCGCCGAGCCCTACGGGATGCTCGACGAGCTCGTGAACCGCGAAGCGTATCGCGTGCACCCCTACGGGCGCGGCGTGATCGGCAGCCCCGACGAGCTCAACGCCGCATCGCTCGACGACGTGAAGGCGTTTCATGCGACGTACTACCGGCCCGACAACGCGGTGCTGGTCGTCGCGGGCGACCTCGACGTCGACGAGACCTGGCGCTGGATCGAACGCCACTTCGGGGCGATCGCCACGCCGCCGTCGCCGGTGCCGCGCGTCGTCGCCGTCGAGCCCGAACAGACCGCCGAGCGCGTGTACGAGCATCGCGCGGCGAACGTCCCGCTCGCGGCGGTCGAAGAGGCGTATCACATCCCCGCCGCGGCGCATCCCGACGCCGCGGCGCTCGACGTGCTCGAGACGATCCTCGGCGCCGGACGTTCGTCGCGCTTGTATCAGTCGCTGGTGTACACGCAGCAGCTCGCGACGAGCGCGTGGGCGTCGGCCGATCTGCGCCAGCAGCCCGGACTCTTCAGCGTGCGCCTCACCTGCGCGCGCGGCGTGACGCTCGAGGCCGGTCACGCGGCGCTGCGCGCCGAGCTCGAGCGGATTCGCGACGCGGCGCCGAGCGAGGCGGAGATGGCACGCGTCGGCACCCAGATCGCAAGCGCGCTGGTGCGCTCGCGGCAGACCTCGAGCGGCGTCGCTTTAGCACTCGTTCGCGCGACGACGGAGCGCGGCGATCCGGCGGCCGTCAACGGCGATCTGGACCGTTATCTCGCAGTCACCGCGGCCGACGTGCTGCGCGTCGCGCACACGTATCTGCGGCCCGAGAACCGCACCGTGATCCGGTACCTTCCGCAGTGA